The genomic DNA GGCAGCAGCCCCTTGCCCTGTCCTTGTCCCCCTCTGCTCAAAGGGTCCCAACAAGGGGCCAAAAAGATGCTTGGTCCCTGTTCTCTTGGGACCCCATTAAGTCACTGTTTTGTTTAACTTTTGACATGCCAAGGAAGAGAAAATTGGGAGAGAAGGAACTCTTTTCTGGgaagaaatcagctttttttttggttacaaaCTGGGCATGGGCTAAGTGGCGTGGTACCTGGTTTACGAACAATAGCAACATATTTCAAAATCACCTGTTCAAGTGaaatattcagaataattttcttgAAGTGCGATGTTTCTTGCAGAAGCGCTGTGAGTCAGTGTTTCACTGAAAGCAAATCTTTCTTCTGGTCTGTAACGCCTGATCTCTTGATTCTACAGCCTCTCTTTTGCCTTTGCTAGAAAGGGAAAATTGCCAACGCTTAGAAAAAAACACTAGTTTGCCATTTTCAGCTGTATCACCTCAGACGCAGGTGCCTAAAGAGTGCTCCCACAAGGGAAGACGGGCTAAATGGGGAAAACGCACTTAATCCCGTGTGGGAATCAGCAGATCAAGACCTGGAAGTGGGAGGCTGAGGGGCCACGAGCCGTCCTCGCTCAGCCACCAAGACCTGCAgaccttgtgctgctgctgggtctgCTTTTGCGGGAAAAAACTCTGCAAGCTGCTGTTAACATGATAAAAGCTGGGAATTAAGTTTCCTTAAGGAATGTACTGGCAGATGGGATACCGGAGCAGCGAACAAGGGCACCCGTCAGAGGAACAGGAGTCAGCAGAGGCTCCGCTCATGCGGAAGGGCCATGGGGACACAAGACAGTGGATGTCCGGACAGCTGCGTGTTTTCAAAGCTGGGGGGAAATGtgctcattttttccttctctccaaataaaatgtgggttttgtgcttttttttttttttttttctttctttggtgaaAGGATTTTGCACAATGGATTTCCGAGAAAGGAGATGCGagtctcttcttctttttttcctggaactgcCCTAATGAATCCCTTCGCTCCCCTCTCGGGTCCCAGCCCGGCGGCGCTCCCCGCAGCATCTCCACTCGTGCTGTGCCACCTCCTGGTGACACCGCGGCGGTGCACGGCTGGGACTGTCGCCGCACACCCCGGCACGCCGCCGGGAcacccctgccttccccagcagcggggttttttttggttggtggggttttgtctgtttgtttttttgccaCCCCGTCATCCTGCTGCCACCTCTTAAGGTGCTGGACCAGCCAAGGGCGGCTAATGCCAGCTGTGCCCCCCCGGTCCCTCTGCGTCAGGGTGCGTGCTGCCCCATGGCATCCCTCGCCCTCCGTGTCCGCGTCCAGTTCTGGCATGGAGATCACTCCTTGTTGACACTTTGCAGGCTGAGGTAGGTCGGATGGGAGGGGGTCGTTGGGACTGAGCCCCCCCCCATGCTGCTGTGCACTAAGGGAGGGGGGTACAGGGGTGGATGGGGCAGGGGTAAGCTGAAGTCCTGGTGCAAAATAGTCCTGGTATGAGCAAAAGTACCTGCTGGGACCATTGGGGCCTGGGCCTGAGAAAGGGTTGCGTGAAAAATAATAACGTTCAAGACTGTTGCAGTGACGTGTCAGGGGATGCTCCTGCGCCGCGTGTTGCTCCAGGCAGTCGGGCAGCCACAGCATCCCAGCCCGCCTGTTCCAGGGTCGCTTTTTCACTCAAACGCTTCCCCAACCCCAAAGGAGTGTGGCTCCCACCGTGTATTGCTGTATTAGAGAGACAGCGTTAACGAGAAACGAGGGCGACGAAGGACTGAATCACGCACAGCCTGGAAGAGCTTTAGGACTTGGGTGCAAGACCGATTCATACCCTCATTTCCCAGCAGGAGGTGGTGACACCCTCATCCCGGGGCCCTGGGTTGTGAGTATCAACGAGGGAGGAGCGCTCACCACATGGGAGCACAGACTCCAGTGGCAGAAACATGGGAAGAGAAGAGGATTTGGGGCCGAACCTGAGGACAACTCACCAGGTAATGCTGcaacccttcaaaaaaaaaaaagaacatgctgTTCAGAAAAGAGTTTCTCTTTTCTTAGGGAAAACTTAGAACAGCAGCAGAATCTTTCATCAGAATTTCCCAATTTTCTGTGCAAGGCACCCATCCGAAGGGAAGCTCCGGTTCCCAAGTGAACCCTGCCCAGCCAGGAGAGCCCCCGACCACTGGGAGAGGGGCTCAGCCCACtcaggcccctctgctccatgctgaagATGGCACCGCCGCTTCTCTTATGAGCGACAGCCTTGTTCTGCAGCCCTGCACTGCCGTCCAAGGGCTTTGGACGCCCGCCCGAGGATTTGCAGATGGAAGGAGGAGGTCAAAAAGCTGGACCACAGATGCTGCGGACGTGGCTGGTGGCCACAGGAATGCAGCGGCCACCACCAGCGGGGATGTGCGCTCCTTC from Rissa tridactyla isolate bRisTri1 chromosome 15, bRisTri1.patW.cur.20221130, whole genome shotgun sequence includes the following:
- the LOC128918106 gene encoding uncharacterized protein LOC128918106, with translation MYWQMGYRSSEQGHPSEEQESAEAPLMRKGHGDTRQWMSGQLRLCPPGPSASGCVLPHGIPRPPCPRPVLAWRSLLVDTLQAEVGGGDTLIPGPWVVSINEGGALTTWEHRLQWQKHGKRRGFGAEPEDNSPGTHPKGSSGSQVNPAQPGEPPTTGRGAQPTQAPLLHAEDGTAASLMSDSLVLQPCTAVQGLWTPARGFADGRRRSKSWTTDAADVAGGHRNAAATTSGDVRSFSVSPVNLPEEVWFVRYMHRPHGQHQSRPESGGRWSPRPRLCQRGLGIEYISLVLKREEK